GGCTGCCCGCGGGCGAGCGCACCGACGAGGTCGCCGCCGCGTTCGTCGAGGCCGACCTGATCGTGCGGCCGTTCTCGGGCGACGGCATCCGCATCTCCGTCGGCGAGGAGGAGTCGATCGCGCGCGTGCTCGCCGTCGCCGCGTCCCTGCGCTGAGAGCGGCGGATCCGGCCCTTCGCGGGTCGCAGATGGTGGCCTCCCCGAGGGTGGATGCGGCCACTTGTGACACGCGAGCACGGGGCACTTGTGACACGCGAGCGCAGGGGGTGAGCGAGGGGACGCAGGGGCAGGGCGGGAAGAGTCCGGGTACCGGACACTTACAAGGGCCCCCGAATTATGAGTGACCGGGCATGCGGGCGTGGGTAGCGTGGAGCCGTGACTTCGACCGAAACACCCCTCGTTCGCGTCCTGGAAGCGGATGGAACATACGCTCCGTCGGCGGCATCCGAGCCCTACCTGCCCCTGATCGACGCGCTGACCGACGCGGAACTCGAGCAGTTCTACCGTGACATGGTCGTCATCCGAGCCATCGACACCCAGGCCACCAACCTGCAGCGCCAGGGCCAGCTGGCCCTCTGGCCGCCGAGCCGCGGACAGGAGGCCGCCCAGGTCGGCTCCGCCCACGCCGCCCGGCCCCAAGACACGCTGTTCCCCTCCTACCGCGAGCACGCCGTCACCCGCATCCGCGGCGTCGACCCCGTCGACATCCTCCGCGTCATGCGCGGCAACTCGCACGGTGGCTGGAACCCGACCGACCCGAAGAACGGCAACACCCGCATCTACACGCTCGTGCTCGGCTCGCAGACCCTGCACGCCGCCGGCTTCGGCATGGGCCTCGCCTTCGACGGGAAGACGGGCTCCGGCGACGTGGACCGCGACGAAGCCGTCATCACCTACTACGGCGATGGCGCCTCCAGTCAGGGTGACGTGCACGAGGCGATGGTCTTCGCCGCCAGCTACGACGCCCCGGTGCTGTTCTTCCTGCAGAACAACCAGTGGGCGATCTCGGTGCCGGTCGAGACCCAGTCGAAGGTGCCGCTCGTCACCCGCGGCGCCGGGTACGGCATCCCCAGCGTCCGCCTCGACGGCAACGACGTGCTCGCCAGCTATGCCGTCTCGCGCACCCTGCTCGACGAGGCGCGCGCCGGTCGCGGACCGCGGGCGATCGAGGCGGTCACCTACCGGATGGGCGCGCACACCACCAGTGACGACCCGACCAAGTACCGCGGCTCCGACGAGGAGCAGTCCTGGGCGCAGCGCGACCCGATCGCGCGCATGCGCGCCTTCCTCGAGGGGCGGGGTGCGGCGGCATCCGTCTTCGACGATGTCGAGGCCGAGGCGGCGGATGCTGCCGAAGACCTGCGCGCACGCACCGTGGCGCTGACCCCGCCCGCTCGTGAGCTGATCTTCGACCATGTCTACAGCGAGCCGCATCCGCTCATCGACGAGCAGCGAGCCTGGCTGGACGACTACGAGGCCTCGTTCGAAGGGGGTGCGGCATGACACTGGAGACGATGCCCCTCTCGAAGGCGCTGAACGCCGGCCTGCGCAAGGCCATGGAGGACGATCCCCGTGTGCTGCTGATGGGCGAGGACATCGGCCGGCTCGGCGGCGTGTTCCGCGTCACCGAGAATCTGCAGCGCGATTTCGGCGACCGCCGGGTGATCGACACGCCGCTGGCCGAATCCGGCATCGTCGGCTCGGCGATCGGCCTGGCCATGGCCGGCTTCCGCCCGGTGTGCGAGATCCAGTTCGACGGCTTCGTATTCCCCGCGTTCGACCAGATCACCTCGCAGCTGGCGAAGATGACCAACCGGCACGAGGGTGCGCTGTCGATGCCGATCGTCATCCGCATCCCCTACGGCGGGCACATCGGCGCCGTCGAGCACCACCAGGAGAGCCCCGAGGCGTACTTCACGCACACCCCCGGCCTGCGCGTGGTGTCGCCCTCGACCGCGAACGACGCGTACTGGATGATCCAGGAGGCGATCCGCTCGAACGACCCGGTGATCTTCCTGGAGCCGAAGAGCCGGTACTGGCCCAAGGGCGAGGTCGACCTCTCGGCATCCGCCGCACCGCTGCACGCCTCGCGCATCGTGCGCCGCGGCTCGGACGTCACACTCGTCGGCCACGGCGCGATGGTGACCACGCTGCTGCAGGCCGCCGCGCTCGCCGACGCCGAGGGAACCAGCTGCGAGGTCGTCGACGTGCGCTCGCTCTCGCCGGTCGACTACGGGCCCATCCTCGACTCGGTGCGATCCACCGGGCGGATGGTCTACGCGCAGGAGGCCCCCGGGTTCACCAGCCTGGGCGGCGAGATCGCCGCGACCGTCATGGAGCGGGCGTTCTACGCCCTCGAGGCCCCCGTGCTGCGTGTCTCTGGGTTCGACACGCCCTTCCCGCCCGCCAAGCTCGAGGGCACCTACCTTCCGGATGCCGATCGCATCCTGGAAGCCGTCGATCGCTCCCTCGCCTACTGATCAGGATTCCTCCCATGACCACTCAGACCTTCACCCTTCCCGACGTCGGCGAGGGCCTCACCGAGGCCGAGATCGTCGCTTGGAAGGTCGCGCCCGGCGACACCGTGGCCGTCAACGACGTGATCTGCGAGATCGAGACGGCCAAGTCGCTCGTCGAGCTGCCCTCCCCGCACGCGGGAACCGTCGGCGAGATCCTCGCCGCCGAGGGAGTCACGATCGAGGTGGGTGCGCCGATCATCACCTTTGTGACGGATGCCGAGGCCGGCTCGTCCCCGTCGGCTGGATCGGCCACCCAGGACGATGCGGGGGAGAAGGGCGGTGGCTCGGTGCTGGTGGGCTACGGCACCGGCGGCGAGGTCACGTCACGGCGCCGTAAGCCGGCCGAACGTCCGGTGCGCTCCTCGGTGGGCGTGATCGCCAAGCCGCCGATCCGCAAGCTCGCCCGCGACCTCGGGGTCGATCTGACCGAGGTCACTGCGACCGGCGCCGATGGCGAGGTCACCCGAGACGACGTCGTGCAGCATGCCGAGCAGGCCAGCGTGTTCCGCAACATCTCCACGCCCGAGTGGGGCGAGGTGCGCGAGGAGACGGTTCCGGCTCCAGCATCCGCACCGACGGGGCTTGCCCGCGGCATCCAGCCCGGCTCCGATCCGGAGCGCAGCGAATCCATCCCGGTCAAGGGCGTGCGCAAGGCGACCTCGTCGGCGATGGTGCGCAGCGCCTACTCTGCGCCGCACGTGACGGTGTGGAAGGAGGTCGACGCCACCCGCACGATGGAGCTCGTCAAGCGGCTGAAGGCCTCGAGCGACTTCGCCGACATCCGCGTCTCGCCGCTGCTGATCATGGCCCGCGCGGTGATCTGGGCCGCCCGACGCACCCCCATGGTCAACGCCGCATGGGTCGACACCGACGACGGTGCCGAAATCGCCGTGCGCCACTACGTGAACCTCGGCATCGCCGCAGCGACGCCCCGCGGCCTGCTGGTGCCGAACATCAAGGACGCTCAGGACCTGGGTATGAAGGATCTCGCGCGCGCGCTGAACCGGCTCACGCTCACCGCCCGCGAAGGAAAGACCAGTCCGGCGGACCAGCAGGGCGGTACCATCACGATCACGAACATCGGCGTGTTCGGGATGGATGCCGGAACGCCGATCATCAACCCCGGCGAGGCGGGGATCATCGCCATGGGGACGATCGCGCAGAAGCCGTGGGTCGTGGACGGCGAGGTGCGCCCGCGCTGGGTGACCACGGTCGCGGGGTCGTTCGATCACCGCGTGGTCGACGGTGACGGCATGAGCCGCTTCGTCGCCGACGTCGCCTCGATCCTGGAGGAGCCCGCGCTGCTCGTGGAGTGAGTCCGCGGGCCCGTTGCGTGCACGTTCGCGGGTCACATATGGTTGCCTCTCCCCGCGGGAGGCGACCATATGTGACCCACGAAGCAAATAGAGGGCTCTTTCAAGTTGATAATGGTTCTCATTACCGTTTAGCATGAGGGCATGCGAAAGATTCTTGCCCCCGTCGCGCTCGCCGCCGCATCCGTACTCGTTCTGACCGGCTGCGGGGCCAGCACCGCTCCCGCCGACGACGGGCGGATCCGGATCGTCGCGTCCACCAACGTCTGGGGAGACATCGTCCGCAGCGTCGGGGGAGACCACGTCGAGGTGACCTCGATCATCGACTCCCTCTCGCAGGACCCGCACGAGTACGAGGCGACGGCGGCCGACCAGCTCAAGGTCAAGAACGCACAGCTGATCGTCGCCAACGGCGGCGGATACGACTCCTTCATCGACTCCCTCGAAGAGGCCGTGGGCGGCGACCCCGTGGTGATCACCGCCGTCGAGTTCTCCCACGACTACCCCGGCGACGACCACGACGAACATGACCACGATCACGACGAAGCGGACGACCACGAGGGCCACGATCACATCGAAGGGTTCAACGAGCACGTCTGGTACGACGTGCACACCGTCGGCCACGTCGCCGAGCAGGTCGCGAAGCAGCTCGGGGAGCTGGATGCTGCGAACAAGGCCGACTACGAGAAGAATCTTGCCGCCTTCCAGGACGACCTGGAAGGGCTGGAGACTTCTCTCGCCGAGATCGAGAGTGCGCACGGCGGCGAGAAGATCTTCGTCACCGAGCCCGTGCCGCTCCACCTCACCGCAGCGGCAGGCCTCGTCGACGTGACCCCGAGCGAGTTCAGTGAGGCCGTCGAAGAGGGCCAGGACGTGCCGCCGGCAGTTCTACTCGAGGCACGCAAACTGCTCGAGGCCGGTGACGTCGCCGTGCTGCTGGCCAACGCGCAGACCGGCGGTGCCGAGACGACCCAGGTGATCGATGTCGCCGAGTCGCACGGCATCCCCGTGCAGGAAGTCACCGAGCTTCTTCCCGACGGAGACGACTACATCTCCTGGATGACGGGCAACATCGCGACGCTCGCGGGTAATCTCGACAAGTGACCTTCGCCGCTTCGCCCGCATCGCGGACCTCGCCACTGCTGCAGATCCACGATGCGGCGATCCGGCGCGACGACCGTGAGCTGTGGCGCGGCCTCGACCTCGAGGTCATGCCGGGAGAGCTCATCGCCGTGCTCGGGCCGAGCGGATCGGGTAAGACCACGCTGCTGCGCGCCGTTCTCGGTCTGCAGGGGCTGTCGGAGGGGTCGATCACCGCCCTCGGCGAGCGGGTGCGCGGCCGGGGGAACCGTCACATCGGCTACCTGCCTCAGGCGCGTCCGCTGCCGGCCGAGACCTCGATGCGCGGCCGCGACCTGGTCGCGCTCGGCGTCAACGGTCATCGCTTCGGCCCGCCCCTCCCGCGCCGACGTGACCGTGCTCGCGTCGATGCCCTCATCGACGCGGTGGGCGCGCGCGGGTTCGCCGACAGGCCGGTCGGCGTCCTCTCCGGCGGTGAGCAGCAGCGGCTGCGGGTAGGTCAGGCGCTCGCCGACAATCCCCGTCTGCTGCTCTGCGACGAACCGCTGACCAGCCTCGACCTCGCCAACCAGCAGGCCGTCGTCGGGCTGATCGACGCGCACCGCCGCACGGGCGCGGGAGTGCTGCTGGTCACCCACGACATCAACCCGGTGCTCGACATCGTCGACCGCATCCTCTACCTCGCGAACGGCCGGTTCACCCTCGGCACTCCGAGCGAGGTGCTCACCACCGAGGTGCTGTCGGCCCTCTACGGCGCCCCGGTGTTCGTGCTGAAGGCCGGCGGCCGGCTCGTGGTGGTCGGCGCTCCGGATGCCGAGAGCGCCGCGCACCACCACACCGACCACGACGAGGAGATCGCATGAGCCTCGACGACATCGGCGATGCGATGTTCGGCGGCATCTCGCAGTACGGCGAGATCCTCGCGTTGGTGTCGAACTCGGTGTGGGCGGGAGCCGTGCTGGGCCTGGTCGGCGGTCTCATCGGCGTGTTCGTCATGCAGCGCGATATGGCCTTCGCCGTGCATGGGATCAGCGAGCTGTCGTTCGCCGGAGCTGCCGCGGCGCTGCTGTTCGGCTTCGATGTGGTCACAGGGTCGATCGTCGGCTCCCTCGTCGCCGCCGCGCTGATCGGATGGCTGGGGGCGCGGGCGCGCGACCGCAACTCGATCATCGGCGTGCTGATGCCGTTCGGCCTGGGCGTCGGCATCCTGTGCCTCTCGCTCTACAACGGCCGGGCCGCCGGCCGGTTCAGCCTGCTCACCGGGCAGATCGTCTCGGTGCAGGATGCGCAGCTGGGATGGCTGATCGCGATCTGCACGGTGGTGCTGCTCGGACTGCTGCTGATCTGGCGTCCGCTGCGCTTCGAGTCCCTCGACCCGCAGTCCGCCGCCGCGCGCGGTGTGCCCACAGTGGGTGTCTCGTTCGCGTTCATGCTGCTGCTGGGCCTGGTGGTCGCCGTGGCCGTGCACATCATCGGCGCGCTGCTGGTGCTCGCTCTCGTGGTCACCCCGGCGGCGGCCGCCATGCGGGTGCGCTCCGGCCCGGTGTCGGTGCCGCTGCTGGCGGCGCTGTTCGGCATCGTCTCGGCCGTGGGTGGCATCCTGCTCGCCGTGATGGGCACGTTGCCGGTGAGCCCGTACATCACCACGATCTCCTTTGCCATCTATCTGGTCTGCCGTGGGGTCGGGGGTCGACGCGACCGCGTGGTCCGCCGCACAGCCGGGGATGACATCATGGATCCCCGGGGCCGACTTCTTCAGAAAGGCGACGACCTGTGAGCGACACGCACGAGTCCGGCAATGCGCAGGACGGCGACTTCTTCGACCAGCTGCTGACCTCCGCTCCCAACAAGGAGCACGCCTCGTTCACGCAGGCGTTCCGCGGGTACGACAAGGCGGAGGTGGATGCCGCGATCGCGACGATGCGCGAGCAGCTGGACCGCCTGACGGCCGACCGCGACAGCGCTGATGCCCGTCACCGCGAGGCGCTGGAGGCGCTGCGCGAGCAGCACGAGGCCGCGCTCGCCGATGCCGTCTCAGCGAGCGATGAGCGACTGTCGCGGCTGGAGGATGAACTGGCTGCGGCCCGCGCTCAGGCCGAGGACGCCGCCGCACAGGTGAGCACACTCGCCTCGGAGCTGAGCGAGGCGCCTGCGGGCGCCGACGAGCCGCAGAGCCGCCAGCAGTTCGAGGCCGTGCTGCGCGTGGCCGAAGAGCAGGCCAGCGTGCTGATCCACAACGCGGCCACCCAGGCCGATCGTCTGCTCGAGGCGGCCCGTGAAGAGGCTGAGGCCAAGCGCGCCGAGCTCGAGGCCGACATCGCACGCATCACCGCACAGGCTCAGCACGATGCCGACCAGGTGCGCCTGAAGATCGACACCGAGCTCACCGCGCACGAGGCGCGTCTGGAGCGTGAGGCCGCGCACGCTGCCGAGAAGGTGGCCCAGGCCGAACGCGAGGCGGCCACGGTGCGCACCGAGGCCGAGAAGGGGGCCGCAGCGCTGCGCGCCATGGTCACCCGCGAGACCAGCGATCTGCGGTCGGATGCTGAACGCGAGGTGCGCGAGATGAACGCGCGGGTGCTGGAGTTCGAGGAGACCCTCACCCGCCGCCAGGATGACGCGCAGCAGGAGTTCCTGGTGCTGCACAACCAGGCCGTTGCGCACGCCGAGCGCATCACCACGGATGCCAACGAGCAGGTCGCGGCATCGCTGGAGCACGCGCAGCGCATCTCAGCGAAGGCCGAGGACTACGAACGTCTGATGCGCTCGCAGGCGCAGGCCATCGAGGCCGAAGCGCAGGTGAAGGCCCGCGAGACGCTCGAACGCGCACGCGCGAAGGCGCAGAAGATCGTCGACAGCGTCACCGGCCAGGCCACGGCTGCACTGCGGGATGCCGAGGATCGCACCCGTCAGCTGCGCTGGCAGCAGCAGCAGCTGAACAGCTACATGGCTGAGGTGCGCGAGCTGCTGCGTCCGGAGGGCGTGCTCACCGGTCCGGCGCCTGAGACGGCTCCCGATGCCGATGCCGATGCCGAGGCCGAGGCCGACACGACGGCAGTGGATGAGAGCTCGGATGACCACGAGAAGCTGCGTCGCGACTGAGCCGACGGAATGAGTCTGCAGCAGAAGATCACCAGGGCGATGGATGCCAGAGGCGTGCGTCCTCTCGCGCTCGGGCCTTATGAGATCGACATCCACAGGGATCTGCGCGTGCCGATGGACGACGGCGTCGAACTGCTCGCCGATCTCATCGTTCCCATCGGCGGAGGGGATCCATCGATGCCGACCGTCGTGCTGCGCAGCCCCTATGGGCGCCGTGGCCCGATCGCGTCCGGTGCGCGGCGCCTCGCCTATGCCGGCTGCACAGTGCTCGTGCAGAGCTGCCGTGGCACGGGCGGGTCGCCGGGAAGGTTCCATCCGCAGGTGAACGAACAGCGCGACGGGATCGCGACCCACCGCTGGGTGCGCGGTCAGTCGTGGTTCACCGGGCATCTGGCCACTTTCGGGCCCAGCTATCTCGGATACGTGCAATGGGCGATCGCCGGCAAGCTGCAGCGCGACGACCCGGAGACCGCGCCGGAGGCGCTGGTGCTGCAGGTGACGATGCCGGACTTCGGGGCGGTCACGTGGGACAACAACGCGTTCGCGTTGCGCAACGCCCTGGGCTGGACGCGCATGATGCGCAAGAGAGGTCCTGCCCTCATCGGCATGCTCCTGCCGGATCGCAAGCTGCAGAAGGGCTTCGAGACCCTGCCGCTGGGACGGGGCGACGAAGTCGCCACCGGAGAGAGCGTCGACTGGTATCAGGACTGGGTTCGGCACGAGAAGCTCACCGACGAGTACTGGACACAGCAGTCGCACACGGCATCCGTGCCCGACGTGACCGCACCGGTGCTCATGCTCACCGGATGGTACGACATCTTCCTGCCCTGGCAGCTGCGCACCTACGCTCAGCTGGTCGAGGCGGGCAACCCGCCACGGCTGACGGTCGGTCCGTGGGGGCACAGCAGCCCGGAGATGGAAGCGCCGCTGCTGGACGAGACGCTCGACCTCTTCGGCGAGATCTTCGGTTCGCGCACGTCCACGCGAACAGCGCCCGTGCGCGCCTACCTGACCGGAGCCGAGGAGTGGCGTGAACTGGCCACCTGGCCGCCGGCGGGCACGCACGGACAGGAGTGGGTTCTGCATGCGGACGGCGTGCTGTCGCCGGGCGCGGCGTCGGGCGGCACGACGCGGTACCGGTATGACCCGGACGCGCCGACGCCGGCCGTCGGCGGGCCGAGCCTGACACCGGACACGCTCCCGCAGGACAATCGCGCCCACGAGCGGAGGGACGATGTGGTCGTCTTCCGCGGGTCGGCGCTGACCGAGCCGGTCACGATCGCCGGTAAGCCGGCAGCCCGCATCCGGTTCCGTTCGTCGAGGCCGTCCTACGACATCTTCGTGCGGATCACCGACACGCACCCCGACGGCCGGGTGCTCACTGTGTGCGACGGCATCCGTCGTATCGGCAGCGTGGGCAGCGTCGTCACCGATCCCGAGCCGGATGCGGAGGGTTGGCGGGAGGTCGAGATTCCGCTGTGGCCCGTCTTCCACAGGTTCGCCCCCGGGCATCGCATCGGCGTGCAGGTGAGTTCTGGCGCCCACCCGCGATACGCTCGCAATCCCGGTTCGGTCGATCCCGCATTCAGTGCCGTCTCCGCCGGTGTCGCCGACCAGGAGATCTCACATGACGGTCCATCCGTCTCGCGCATCGAGCTGCCGGTGTGGGAATCGTGAGCCTTGCCACACCGCCGCTCAAGCGGCAGCACGCGTTCGGTGTGCCGGGTCGCTGAGCTTCGGCCGTCCTGACGCTCTCCGCGACACGATCCCGGCTCGTACACGAGCGGCGACGGTTCATCCGGAAGAATGACCGTATACATCCGTCGGCGGACGCCACCAGGAATCACGGGTGGGATTGTGGATCATATGGAAACGTGCGCGCGCCCGACGACGTGGGGCGTTGCGCCCTCTCATCTGTCCGTGTCCCTGGAAGCCATCCAGTCGAATACTGCTCTGATGCTGGGCATGTGCCGCACGCCGGTGATGGCGGTCGTGAAG
Above is a window of Microbacterium suwonense DNA encoding:
- a CDS encoding alpha-ketoacid dehydrogenase subunit beta produces the protein MTLETMPLSKALNAGLRKAMEDDPRVLLMGEDIGRLGGVFRVTENLQRDFGDRRVIDTPLAESGIVGSAIGLAMAGFRPVCEIQFDGFVFPAFDQITSQLAKMTNRHEGALSMPIVIRIPYGGHIGAVEHHQESPEAYFTHTPGLRVVSPSTANDAYWMIQEAIRSNDPVIFLEPKSRYWPKGEVDLSASAAPLHASRIVRRGSDVTLVGHGAMVTTLLQAAALADAEGTSCEVVDVRSLSPVDYGPILDSVRSTGRMVYAQEAPGFTSLGGEIAATVMERAFYALEAPVLRVSGFDTPFPPAKLEGTYLPDADRILEAVDRSLAY
- a CDS encoding metal ABC transporter ATP-binding protein; the protein is MTFAASPASRTSPLLQIHDAAIRRDDRELWRGLDLEVMPGELIAVLGPSGSGKTTLLRAVLGLQGLSEGSITALGERVRGRGNRHIGYLPQARPLPAETSMRGRDLVALGVNGHRFGPPLPRRRDRARVDALIDAVGARGFADRPVGVLSGGEQQRLRVGQALADNPRLLLCDEPLTSLDLANQQAVVGLIDAHRRTGAGVLLVTHDINPVLDIVDRILYLANGRFTLGTPSEVLTTEVLSALYGAPVFVLKAGGRLVVVGAPDAESAAHHHTDHDEEIA
- a CDS encoding metal ABC transporter permease; protein product: MSLDDIGDAMFGGISQYGEILALVSNSVWAGAVLGLVGGLIGVFVMQRDMAFAVHGISELSFAGAAAALLFGFDVVTGSIVGSLVAAALIGWLGARARDRNSIIGVLMPFGLGVGILCLSLYNGRAAGRFSLLTGQIVSVQDAQLGWLIAICTVVLLGLLLIWRPLRFESLDPQSAAARGVPTVGVSFAFMLLLGLVVAVAVHIIGALLVLALVVTPAAAAMRVRSGPVSVPLLAALFGIVSAVGGILLAVMGTLPVSPYITTISFAIYLVCRGVGGRRDRVVRRTAGDDIMDPRGRLLQKGDDL
- a CDS encoding dihydrolipoamide acetyltransferase family protein, coding for MTTQTFTLPDVGEGLTEAEIVAWKVAPGDTVAVNDVICEIETAKSLVELPSPHAGTVGEILAAEGVTIEVGAPIITFVTDAEAGSSPSAGSATQDDAGEKGGGSVLVGYGTGGEVTSRRRKPAERPVRSSVGVIAKPPIRKLARDLGVDLTEVTATGADGEVTRDDVVQHAEQASVFRNISTPEWGEVREETVPAPASAPTGLARGIQPGSDPERSESIPVKGVRKATSSAMVRSAYSAPHVTVWKEVDATRTMELVKRLKASSDFADIRVSPLLIMARAVIWAARRTPMVNAAWVDTDDGAEIAVRHYVNLGIAAATPRGLLVPNIKDAQDLGMKDLARALNRLTLTAREGKTSPADQQGGTITITNIGVFGMDAGTPIINPGEAGIIAMGTIAQKPWVVDGEVRPRWVTTVAGSFDHRVVDGDGMSRFVADVASILEEPALLVE
- a CDS encoding metal ABC transporter solute-binding protein, Zn/Mn family, producing the protein MRKILAPVALAAASVLVLTGCGASTAPADDGRIRIVASTNVWGDIVRSVGGDHVEVTSIIDSLSQDPHEYEATAADQLKVKNAQLIVANGGGYDSFIDSLEEAVGGDPVVITAVEFSHDYPGDDHDEHDHDHDEADDHEGHDHIEGFNEHVWYDVHTVGHVAEQVAKQLGELDAANKADYEKNLAAFQDDLEGLETSLAEIESAHGGEKIFVTEPVPLHLTAAAGLVDVTPSEFSEAVEEGQDVPPAVLLEARKLLEAGDVAVLLANAQTGGAETTQVIDVAESHGIPVQEVTELLPDGDDYISWMTGNIATLAGNLDK
- a CDS encoding DivIVA domain-containing protein, with translation MSDTHESGNAQDGDFFDQLLTSAPNKEHASFTQAFRGYDKAEVDAAIATMREQLDRLTADRDSADARHREALEALREQHEAALADAVSASDERLSRLEDELAAARAQAEDAAAQVSTLASELSEAPAGADEPQSRQQFEAVLRVAEEQASVLIHNAATQADRLLEAAREEAEAKRAELEADIARITAQAQHDADQVRLKIDTELTAHEARLEREAAHAAEKVAQAEREAATVRTEAEKGAAALRAMVTRETSDLRSDAEREVREMNARVLEFEETLTRRQDDAQQEFLVLHNQAVAHAERITTDANEQVAASLEHAQRISAKAEDYERLMRSQAQAIEAEAQVKARETLERARAKAQKIVDSVTGQATAALRDAEDRTRQLRWQQQQLNSYMAEVRELLRPEGVLTGPAPETAPDADADAEAEADTTAVDESSDDHEKLRRD
- a CDS encoding CocE/NonD family hydrolase → MSLQQKITRAMDARGVRPLALGPYEIDIHRDLRVPMDDGVELLADLIVPIGGGDPSMPTVVLRSPYGRRGPIASGARRLAYAGCTVLVQSCRGTGGSPGRFHPQVNEQRDGIATHRWVRGQSWFTGHLATFGPSYLGYVQWAIAGKLQRDDPETAPEALVLQVTMPDFGAVTWDNNAFALRNALGWTRMMRKRGPALIGMLLPDRKLQKGFETLPLGRGDEVATGESVDWYQDWVRHEKLTDEYWTQQSHTASVPDVTAPVLMLTGWYDIFLPWQLRTYAQLVEAGNPPRLTVGPWGHSSPEMEAPLLDETLDLFGEIFGSRTSTRTAPVRAYLTGAEEWRELATWPPAGTHGQEWVLHADGVLSPGAASGGTTRYRYDPDAPTPAVGGPSLTPDTLPQDNRAHERRDDVVVFRGSALTEPVTIAGKPAARIRFRSSRPSYDIFVRITDTHPDGRVLTVCDGIRRIGSVGSVVTDPEPDAEGWREVEIPLWPVFHRFAPGHRIGVQVSSGAHPRYARNPGSVDPAFSAVSAGVADQEISHDGPSVSRIELPVWES
- a CDS encoding thiamine pyrophosphate-dependent dehydrogenase E1 component subunit alpha, whose translation is MTSTETPLVRVLEADGTYAPSAASEPYLPLIDALTDAELEQFYRDMVVIRAIDTQATNLQRQGQLALWPPSRGQEAAQVGSAHAARPQDTLFPSYREHAVTRIRGVDPVDILRVMRGNSHGGWNPTDPKNGNTRIYTLVLGSQTLHAAGFGMGLAFDGKTGSGDVDRDEAVITYYGDGASSQGDVHEAMVFAASYDAPVLFFLQNNQWAISVPVETQSKVPLVTRGAGYGIPSVRLDGNDVLASYAVSRTLLDEARAGRGPRAIEAVTYRMGAHTTSDDPTKYRGSDEEQSWAQRDPIARMRAFLEGRGAAASVFDDVEAEAADAAEDLRARTVALTPPARELIFDHVYSEPHPLIDEQRAWLDDYEASFEGGAA